The Halorussus gelatinilyticus genome contains the following window.
ATCGTCGGTGGCGGTCCGCCAACCTTATTTCTCCACGCTCCGACGAGTCGAGTATGTTTGGAGGAGGAGGCGGCGGCGGACTCGACCCCCGCAAGATGCAACAGATGATGAAGCAGATGGGTATCGACGTGGACGAACTCGACGCCGAGGAAGTCGTCATCACGAAGAGCGACGGCGAGCAGTTGGTCTTCGACAACCCGGACATCACCGTGATGGACGCCCGCGGCCAAGAGACGTATCAGGTCGTCGGCGAACCCGAGACCCGCGACGCGGGCGAGGCCAGCGCGGTCGAATCCGGCGACGACGACGGGAGCGCCGGAAGTTCCGGGAGCGAGATTCCCGACGACGACGTCGAAATCGTCGCCATGCGGACCGGCGCGAGCGAGGACGAGGCGCGCGAGGCGCTCGAAGCGACCGACGGCGACCTCGCGGCCGCGGTCGAGCGCTTAGAGTGACGGTCCTGTTGGTCCACGGCGACCGGGAGTACCTTCGGGAACCGGGCGAGGAACTGCAGACCGACCTCGGGGTTTTAGACGTGCCCGAGGACGTTGAACCCGGCCAGACGCTGGAGACCCATCTCGGCGAACCGTTCGAGGTCCGGCGACTCCGCGGTCCCGACCTGTTCAACCACTTCGAGCGCACCGGCGCGCCGATGATGCCCCGCGACGTGGGTCTCATCGTCGGCCACACCGGCGTGGCGGCGGGCGACCGCGTGCTGGACGCCGGGACCGGAACGGGCGTCCTCTCGGCGTACCTCGGTCGGATGGGCGCGGACGTGACCACCTACGAGCGCGACCCCGACTTCGCCGAGGTCGCGCGCGAGAACATGGAACTCGCCGACGTGGGCGAGTCGGTCGAGGTCCGTACCGGCGACCTGACCGAGGAACTGACCGCCGCGGGCGACGAGTCGGAGTCGGCCGCAGACGACGGCGACCTCGGCGAGTTCGACGTGCTGACCCTCGACACCGAGGACGCGCCCGAGGTCGTCGCTCGTGCGCCCGACCTGCTGGCCCGCGGCGGCTACGTCGCTGTGTACTCCCCGTTCGTGGAATCGACCCGCGAGGTCGTGGAGGCGGCCCGCGAGGTCGGTCTCGCCGACGTCGAGACGTTCGAGACCATCCAGCGCCGGATGGACTTCGACGACCGAGGCTCGCGGCCCTCGACCGCGGGCGTCGGGCACACGGGCTATCTGGCCTTCGCGCGACGACCGTAGCGACGGCGGTCGCTCTCCGGGGCCGCCCGCTCAATCGCTCCCTGTTCTGCGGTAGGCCGAGCGTCGCGGCGCGAAGCCACTCCATAACAAAGCCGCGGATGGCCCTTTTCGTAGACTGTCAACGTCCATGTCCGAGACGCTATCAGTCGCACTTCTCGTTCGCGGAACCGACGTTCCGGCGTGGCAGGCCAGCGCAATCGAGTCGATGCTCGCCCGGACCGACGCCGAGGTCTCGCTCGTCGTCCGGTCTACCGAATCGACCGGCGGCGAGGCGAACGGTCTGAGTCACTATCTCGACCGCGTCCGGGAGTATCCGCTCTGGACGCCGATCGGCGCGACGGTCAAACTCGGCGACCGGCCGGGCTACCGGCGGCCGCGCGACGTCGCAACTATCGAGGGAATCGGCGACCCGGAGACGCTGGCGGTCGAACCGGAACCGGCCCCCGACTTCGGCAACGTCCTGCCCGACCGCGCGGTCGAACGCGTCGGCGAGACCGACGTGGCGATTCGCTTCGGGTTCGGCATCCTGAAGGGCGACGTGCTGGACGCGCCCGAACGCGGCGTCCTGAGTTTCCACCACGGCGACCTCCGGGAGTACCGCGGGATGCCCTGTGGTTTCTGGGAGTTCCTCAACGACGAGGATACCGCCGGCGTGACCCTCCAGCGACTCACCGAGACGCTGGACGGCGGGGAAATCGTGGCCTACGAACCCGTGGACCTCGCGGACGCCCGAACGTGGTCGGAGGTCCGCGAGCGCCTGTTCGCGGTCTCGGACGACGTGCTGGTCGCGGGCGTTCGAAACGTCGCGTCGGGCGTCGAACCCGAGTCCCCCGGCGAACTCGGAGACCTCTACTCGCTCCCGGAGGGCGACGACGTGCTGAAGTACGTCCTCAAGGAGGGAAAGGGCCGAGTCCGGCAGGCCGTGGAGTAGCCTCCTCGAATCCCCGACGAACCGTGTGGTAGCGAGTTAGACTCGGGAACAAGCTACTCTCTCACCTGTAATTCGCTCGCACCAGCTAGCTCTCTCGTAGCAGTTCTCCCCCAGCGATTCTCCCGCGAGCGACCGACCGAGGGGAGTGAGCGAGCCCCGAGCCGCGGGCTCGGGGGGCGACGGAGTGCGGCAAAAAGGGGATTTCAGTTGTCGTCCTCGCGCCACTTGTGTTCGCACTCGGTACAGATGAAGAAGCGCGTCTCGCTCTCGTCGGCCGCGCGAATCTGTTGCATGTACCAGCGAGCGCGGTCGTTGCCACACTCCGGGCAGTGGGCTTCGGTGGTCGGGAGCGCGCTCTCCTCGTCGCCTTGGTTGGTCTCGATAATCTCGCTGGCCTCCTGGTCTTCGGTCACGACGTAGCTCGCGTCGGGGTCCTTCGGCGTCTTGTGGCCGCAGCTTCCGCAGACCCAAAGCTCGTCTTCCGCCTTCATCATCGAACCGCACTCGTCACAGAACTCCATTGTTGTCACGCCGTAACCGACCCGGCAAGTTAAGCGACGTGTTTTGCGCTACCCCGTGACCGGCCGCCGTCTGCGTTCGGCCGCTGCTTTCGCTTGTCCGCCGTTTTCGCTCGCATGCCGTTCGCCCGCCGATTCCGCTATCCCTCGCCCTCCGACTGGTACGGTTCGCCCACCGCCTCCCGAGGCAGGGCGTTGTTTATCTCCGACTGGAGTTCGTCGTTCGAGTCGAACTCGTCGGCCGGGACCTCCGAAATCAGTTCCCCCAAGTTGCGCTCCCCGTCGGCGAACAGCACCGTCACGTCCTCGAACTCGGTGGCGGCCGTCTCCCGCGTGGCCGGATACGAGAGTTCGTCGAGGACCGACTCGACGTGGCTGAGTTTGACTTCTCGTGTCACGGTCCGGGCTACGACGAGTCGGTCCTTAGGTGTTGTCGGCGATTTCCGGTTGCCGCCGAACAGCAAAAATTTGTGGCGCGCGCCCGAACTGTCCGGTATGACCGAAGTCGTCGTCGCTGGCGGGGGACTGGCCGGACTGGTCGCGGCGCGTCACTTGGCGGACGCCGGCGCGGACGTGCGACTCTACGAGCGCCACCACGATTTGGGCGGGCGAGTGCGGAGCCTGCGCCGCGACGGATTCGTCTTCGACCGGGGGTTCCAGGTGCTGTTCACCGCCTACCCTGCGGTCCGGCGGGAGTTGGACCTCGACTCGCTCGACCTGCGCTACTTCAAGCCCGGCGCGGTGGTCGCCCGGCCCGGCGAGCGCTCGACGCTCGCGGACCCGTTTCGGGACGTGGACGCCGCGCTGGAGACCGCGCTCAACCGCGAGGTGACCCTGCGCGACAAACTGAACGTCCTCGAACTCCGCCGGGAACTCGCCGACAAGCCCGACCGCGAGATATTCGCCGGCAGCGACAGTTCGACCCGCGAGTACCTGCGCGAGCGGGGGTTCTCCGAGCGGTTCGTGGACAACTTCGCCGCGCCGTTCTACGGCGGTATCACGCTCGACAGGAGTCTGAAAACGTCGAAGAAGGTCTTCGAGTTCACCTTCAAGATGCTGACGGTCGGTCGCATCGCGGTCCCCGCCCGCGGGATGGCGGCGATTACCGAGCGACTGGCGGAGTCGGCGCGCGAGGCGGGCGTCGAGGTGGTGACCGACGAGACCGTGACCGACCTGCGCGCGGACGACCGCGGCCCGGAACTCGAACTCGGCCGGGACTCGACCAGCGCCGACGCCGCGGTGGTCGCCACCGACCCGAAGGAGGCCCGCGAACTGACCGGTGTCGAGTCGATTCCGACCGACGCGAAGGGTTGCGTCACGCAGTACTACGCCTTCGACGGCCCGGAACTCGACGCGGGCGAGCGACTGCTTCTCAACGCCGAGTCGGACGCGCCGAACCAAATCGCGCAACTCTCCTCTGTCGCGCCCGAGTACGCGCCCGAGGACCGCAACCTCCTGAGCGCGACGTTCCTCGGCGTCCCCGACGACCCGGACGAGGACCTCGCGGCGCAGACAGCCCGGACGCTCGACTCGTGGTACCCCGAGCGACGGCTCGACCTCGAAACGCTCCACACGAGTCGCGTCGAGTTCGCGCAGTTCGCCCAACCGCCGGGGGTCCACCGCCGCCTGCCCGACGTGGACGCCCCTGACGGGCCGGTCTACCTCGCGGGCGAGTTCACCGAGGCGTCGTCGCTGAACGCCGCGATGACGAGCGGTCGGACGGCCGCGAAGGCGGTGGCCGAGGACTTCGACTTGGACTCGTGAACGTCGAGAACCGCGGCGGCGACCCCTGATGAACGTTCTACTTCGGCGTGGTACTGTGTGTGCGATTGCGGTAGACTCCTTCGAGTCGGCAATAGCTAGCTTCCTTACACAGAAACTGTCCGTCCCGTCGTAGGAATCGCCGGTAACTCACTCGCGTCCTCAAAGCATCCGTCGGAACTCGCCCAGCGGCGGAAACGACAACACCTCGTC
Protein-coding sequences here:
- a CDS encoding tRNA (adenine-N1)-methyltransferase, producing the protein MTVLLVHGDREYLREPGEELQTDLGVLDVPEDVEPGQTLETHLGEPFEVRRLRGPDLFNHFERTGAPMMPRDVGLIVGHTGVAAGDRVLDAGTGTGVLSAYLGRMGADVTTYERDPDFAEVARENMELADVGESVEVRTGDLTEELTAAGDESESAADDGDLGEFDVLTLDTEDAPEVVARAPDLLARGGYVAVYSPFVESTREVVEAAREVGLADVETFETIQRRMDFDDRGSRPSTAGVGHTGYLAFARRP
- a CDS encoding formyltransferase family protein — translated: MSETLSVALLVRGTDVPAWQASAIESMLARTDAEVSLVVRSTESTGGEANGLSHYLDRVREYPLWTPIGATVKLGDRPGYRRPRDVATIEGIGDPETLAVEPEPAPDFGNVLPDRAVERVGETDVAIRFGFGILKGDVLDAPERGVLSFHHGDLREYRGMPCGFWEFLNDEDTAGVTLQRLTETLDGGEIVAYEPVDLADARTWSEVRERLFAVSDDVLVAGVRNVASGVEPESPGELGDLYSLPEGDDVLKYVLKEGKGRVRQAVE
- a CDS encoding nascent polypeptide-associated complex protein, whose translation is MFGGGGGGGLDPRKMQQMMKQMGIDVDELDAEEVVITKSDGEQLVFDNPDITVMDARGQETYQVVGEPETRDAGEASAVESGDDDGSAGSSGSEIPDDDVEIVAMRTGASEDEAREALEATDGDLAAAVERLE
- a CDS encoding DUF5789 family protein; the protein is MTREVKLSHVESVLDELSYPATRETAATEFEDVTVLFADGERNLGELISEVPADEFDSNDELQSEINNALPREAVGEPYQSEGEG
- a CDS encoding NAD(P)/FAD-dependent oxidoreductase; this translates as MTEVVVAGGGLAGLVAARHLADAGADVRLYERHHDLGGRVRSLRRDGFVFDRGFQVLFTAYPAVRRELDLDSLDLRYFKPGAVVARPGERSTLADPFRDVDAALETALNREVTLRDKLNVLELRRELADKPDREIFAGSDSSTREYLRERGFSERFVDNFAAPFYGGITLDRSLKTSKKVFEFTFKMLTVGRIAVPARGMAAITERLAESAREAGVEVVTDETVTDLRADDRGPELELGRDSTSADAAVVATDPKEARELTGVESIPTDAKGCVTQYYAFDGPELDAGERLLLNAESDAPNQIAQLSSVAPEYAPEDRNLLSATFLGVPDDPDEDLAAQTARTLDSWYPERRLDLETLHTSRVEFAQFAQPPGVHRRLPDVDAPDGPVYLAGEFTEASSLNAAMTSGRTAAKAVAEDFDLDS
- a CDS encoding transcription factor S; this translates as MEFCDECGSMMKAEDELWVCGSCGHKTPKDPDASYVVTEDQEASEIIETNQGDEESALPTTEAHCPECGNDRARWYMQQIRAADESETRFFICTECEHKWREDDN